The Mycolicibacterium duvalii DNA window ACTGCGATGTTAGATCGATAGACAACCAAACGAAAAGGTCCCGTCCAGTCGCACCGCCGCCCAACTGCCAGAAGCGCTGGGATCCAAATGAACTCGCTGTCACATGAACTCCGATGTGGCGGGCGCCCGCAGCACCGGTCCATGGCGCGGTGGCTAAGCTGCTCCGGTGGGCAAAGCCGAACTCCTGGACCGGTTGCGCCTCCCCTTGATGGCCGCCCCGATGTCGATCGCCTCCACACCCGAGCTGGTTGCGGCATGTTGCCGGGCCGGAGTGGTCGGTTGCTTTCCCACCCACAATGCCTGGAAGGACTCCAGCCTGGATCAGTGGCTGGAGCGGATCGATGCCTCGCTGGCGGATCACGCTGACATCACCGGTTCGGCGGCGGCTCCGTTCGCGGTCAACATCAACGTGTCGCGCGCGAAGCCCGCTGAACTGCTGGCTCGAGAGCTCGAGCTCTGTCGGCTCCATGACGTCCAGATCGTGACGACCAATGTCGGTGACCCCTCAGAAGTCGCTGCCCGCGTGCATGATTGGGGCGGCATGGTGATCCACGACGCGGTGTCGGTCGCTCAGGCCGAGCGGGCGGTCGCGGCCGGTGTCGATGGGCTGATGCTGGTGTGCGCCGGCGCCGGAGGGCTGGGCGGTGACCTCTCACCCATGGCCTTCGTGCCCCGTGTGCGCGGCTTCTTCGACGGGCTCATCCAGTTGGCCGGCGGGGTATGCACGGGCGGCGGCATCCGGGCCGCGTTGGCACTCGGCGCCGACATGGCCTGCATGGGGACGCTTTTCATTGCCACCGAGGAATCCGGCGTGCACGACGACCACAAGCGCATGCTCGTCGAGGCGGATCTTGCCGACGTCGTCTGGACAGACGCCATCTGCGGCATCTCGGGCAGCTTCCTTCGGGCCTCCCTACTGGAGCACGGGTTGGACCCCGACAATCTCCCGCCCCTGGATTTCGCGCGCCGCCCCACCATTCCCCGCCACATCAAGCCGTGGCGGATGATCTTCAGCGGGGGGCACAGCACCGCCGGGATCGCGGCCGTACCGTCGGTCGCTGACCTGGTCGCAGAACTGGAGCGGCAGTTCCTGGGCTGAGGCAGTCCGGCTGGGACGAGCGAGTTGGTCCAATGTCGGGTGCCACTCGCGGGCCCGGCGTGCCCCCTAGATCTCGTTCCGCGCGCCGGCGGTGCCCCGTCGCCGATGTGATGCCACCGTCTTTGCTAGCGCCCCGGCGTCACAAAGTTACGGCGTCCGTCCGAGCACCGACTAACCGCTGTTGTCCAATGCCAGCGGACCCGCCTGCATGACCTTGCCCAGCAAACCCAGATCGACGCCCACCTCAGCAGCGGCCTCGTGGCAGGCCGCGACATCCTTACGCAGGAAAGGCCCAGCCATCTCGGTGAATCGGTCGATCCCCCCAATGCGGTGGACGTGCGAGGCGGCACCGCTGCGGCCGCTGCAGACCTCAAGCGTGGACAACAACGCGTCCGGATCGACATTCAACTTGTCGCCCAGTTGTGTTGCCGAAGCGACGAGCTGAGCGTTGGCGGCAAACAGCAGATTGTTGATCAGCTTGATGGCCAGCGCGCTGCCCAGTTCGCCGGTCGGCACCACCGGATCGGCGTAGGCGGCCAGGATGGGTGTCACCCTCTCGACAGCGTCGGCCTGACCACCGACCAGCACGGTCAGAGTGCCCGCGGCGATGTTCTCCGCGGTGCCGCTGACCGGGGCGTCCAGGATCAGCGGCGCCGACGACGAGCTGTCCCGCAATGCTTCGAGGGTGGCCACGGTTCCGGTGGTGTGAGAGACAAATACCGACCCGGCCTTGGCGTTGGCGATGAAACCGTCGGGGCCCAAGCCGGTTTCGCGCAATTGTGCGTCGGAGAACAGGCACGAGAGCAGAATGTCGCTCTGCGAGGCCAATTCGGCTATCGATCCGACCGAGGTTGCGCCACTGGCAGTGAGACGGTCCCGCACCTCGGCCCGTCGGCTGTACACCAGCACATAGTGGCCGGCACCGAGCAATCTGAGAACCATGGGCTCTCCGAGCTGGCCTGCCCCGATGAATCCGACTGTACTGCTCACTACGCTCTCCTAAACCTGGCTCTCCTAAACCTGTACAGCTGGACCGCAAGACCGATCGCGCCGAAGTTCGACAGTCTCAGAGGGAATCCCGACGTCACGCCACATCCGGTCCCGTGTCCGCGGGACGGTCACCTCAATGCCATCTGAGGTTCAGCGAATCGACCCCGAACACCTGGCCGCCATGCTCGATGGCCTCTCCAGCCAGCTCATAGTCCGGAATGCGCTTGTGCCACTCCTCGAGGACCACCGCCATTTCCTGCCGGGCCAGGTGCGATCCGAGGCAACGGTGTGGACCACCGCCGAACGACAGGTGACGGGTGACGCCACGGTCGAGGTCTACCTCGCGGGCGTTGGGATAGGCCGACTCGTCGCGGCCGGCGAACGCCAACGAGAACGACGCCATATCGCCCGCCTTGACCGGGCAGCCGTGGAAGTCCATATCCTGAGTCGCTTTTCGGGCGGTCTGGACGATCGGGTAGGCCCGAAGTGTCTCCTCGACCGCCTTCGGGATGAGCTCGGGTTCGGCGACGATCCTGGCACGGTCGGACTGATGGGTGGCCAGGTGCAGCATCGCGTAGGACAACTGGTTGGACACCGTGTCGAGTCCGGCCATGAACAACAGCAGCAGGCAGTTGAGCAGCTCCAGGTCGTTGATCGGTTCGCCTTCGATCGTCCAGCCAATAGCCTTGCTGACGATGTCATCGGCGTCCGGGTCGCGGTTTGCGCGACGCTGTGCAATCAGCTCGGAGAAGTAGCCCATCACGTGCGTCATGCCCTCGAGCCGCGCGGCGTTGACTTCCTCGCCCACGCCGCGCTGATGCAGGATCATGTCCTCCCACGCCATGAACTTCTCGAGGTCCTCGACAGGCATCCCCATGATGGTCAGAAACACCGTCGACGGGAACACCCGCGAGATCCGTTCCACGAAATCGCACCCGCCGTCGCCGACGAGTTGCTCGACGAGATCCGCCGCCAGCTTCTGCTGCGCCTCGCGCAGTCCCTTCACCCGGCCCGGTGAGAAGTATTCCGCCAACACGTGGCGCCACTTGGCGTGCTCCGGCGGGTCGAGCATGATCGGAATCCACTTGTACGGCGGGTCCGGTTCCGTCGGCACGACGACGCTGCTCGACCACAGCTCGGGGTGCTGCAGCCCTTCGAGGATCACCGCATTCTCGGTGAACACCCAGTAGTCCGCGCCGGCCTCGGTGTTGCGGAAGACCGGGCGCACATTGTCCTGGCATTCGTCCAGCCGGCGGAAGTGCGTCAAGGCGGGAGAGTCCGGGATATTCATCTCGATGTTCAAGACGGGACACCCTGTGCTGGACTGGTTTTGGCTCATGGGATCCTTCCGAACCGGCCGCGACCTAGCGCAAACTCGATACTGGCTACGTCACGCCATGGTACGACAGTCTACTGCCATAATTGATCGAAACCGAGATTGCGGCGGCGCCACAGCTCATCGCACTAGGTTAACTATGTCAGAACGATCGCGCAATACCCTGTCCGTAGGACGTGCTGTTGGCAATCTCGATGGCGTGCTCATCGTTGTCGAACGGGTTGATCGAGTGGACGGGTCCGAAGACCTGGTTCTGCGCCAACTCCGAAGCCCGGTCGACATCAGCGAAGACCGTGAGGTGCAGGTAGAACCCGCCGACCAACTCCCTCCGATGCGCTCCCCGCCGGTGATCAGCCGCGCACCGCTGTCCTTGGCACGCTCGATCATCTCGGTGAGGCACTCCAGGGCCTGCCGGTTGACCACTGGTCCGGAGATGGTATCGGCCTCAAAGGGATTGGTCCCGACACCGCTGGCATTGTCGGGATCGGCGGCGGCGAACACGATATTGCCGGACTTGCCGCCGAGCTCCATGACCGCGGGCTTGATGAGATCCGCACAGGACCGCAGGATCTTGCGTGCCGTGTCGGGGCCGCCGGTGAAGCTGATCTTCTTCACCATCGAACGCTCGACAAGTGCCGCACCAGCCTCCGCGCCAGCCGGAACCACGTTGATCACACCATCAAGGATTCCGGCCTCGGCGGCCAGATCCGCAAACAGCAGCGACCTCGCTGCTGATCTTGCCGGCCCAGCCCGCGTAGTAGCGGATCCATTCCCCGGCAGTGGAACTCATCGCGGATGTCGTACCGACGGGAGTTCCGTTGTCCATCGCGGCGAGCCGACCGAACTCGTCCGCGTAGCTTTCGACCAGGTCCGCCAACCGCATCAGCATCCGACGGCGGTCGCCAGGCTTGGTCCGCCGCCAGTCCAGATAGGCCGAGTGGGCCACCTGCACCGCCTGGTCGACCTCGGCGGGCGCGGCGAGTGGGACATCGGCATCGGGACGGCCGGTGGTGGGGTCAATGTGCTGGTAGATACCGTCGGAGCCGGTGGAGAGACGTTGCGCACCGATACGCAACTGGACTGCCGGACGTTCGATTCCGAGTGTCGCACCGCTCATCAGATCTGCTCCCTATCGCACCGCGAAGCCGGCATCGAGCGGCCACGCGATCCGGTGATGAACTTCGCTTCATCGGAGACCAGGAAAGCCACCGCGTTCGCGATGTCCTCGGGCATCAGGATCTGGACGGGTAACGCGTTCTCCATGGCGCTCACCGCGGTATCCCCCGCTTCGAACAGTTTTGCCATGGTCTCATTCATCACCATGCCGGTCGCGACACCGGTGGGGTGAACGGTATTGACGCGAATCGAATACTGTGCCAACTCATTTGCCCACACCTGCATCAGGCCGACCAGTCCGCGCTTCGACGCGGTGTAGGCCTGACCGCCTGCCCGGTCGGTGCCGGTGCCCTTCAGACCGGCACTCGAGCTGGTCACGACGATGGATCCGCCACGGCCACCGTCGATCAGCGCGGGAGTGGCCGCCTGGACCGTGTTCCAGGCACCGATCAGGTTCACGTCGATGATGTCGCGGAAGGTCTGTCGCGCGTTGTCATCAGCGCTCAACCGGACCACACCGGCATTGGCGATCACGATGTCGAGGCAACCGAACTCCCCCACCCCTTCGGTGACAGCCTGTTCCACCGCGTCGGCGTCACGTACGTCGGCCTGTCGGGCGATGATGCGCCGGCCCTGATCCTCGACCAGTTTCACCGTCTCTTGAAGATCATCGGGGGTGGCTTGGGGATAGTCGATCGAGTCGATGTCGTGGCAGATGTCCAGCGCGATGATGTTCGCGCCGTCGGCGGCCAGTCTGACCGCGTGTGCACGACCCTGACCGCGGGCAGCGCCGGTGATGAAGGCGACCTTGCCCTCGAGATTTCCCATTGGTGCTGACTCCTCGTAGTTAATGGGTTGCGCTGCCGGTGTGAATTCGAGCCTGCCGCAGTCCTTCTTGCGGATCGTCGATGTCGATGTCCCAATTGCCGCAGGAGCAGGTGCACCGGTAGTGACCGTTGACCGGCAGAATGGCCTGGCCGTCGCAGTCTCCGCCGGTGTTGGCGATGCTGGTCAGGAATTCCAGCGGCTTTTCGTGCAGGGCGCTGTCATCGGACATGGATTCACTCGCTCCTTGCTTGCTCGGCTGACGCGACTCGGAAGATCGGCAGCAGCCAGCCGTCGGTGATCGGGGTGAAGTCGACGTGCAGGCGCGTCCCGATCTTCACCTCCTCGGGTGCCACGTCGACCACGTTGGACACCAGCCGGGCGCCGGGTGCATCGGGTAGGTCGAGCACTGCCGGCACCAGGGTCAGATCGGGCAGACCGGGAAACCCGTGCACCACCGCAAAGCTGTACACCGTTGCGGCACCGGAGAGTTCGATCCAGTTGACAGCCTTCGACTGGCAGTTGGGGCAGAACGGCGTGGGCGGTAGCCGGAAGGTGCCGCAGTCCCCGCATTGCGGAGCCACTAGGCGTCTCTCCTTGGCCGCCGTCCAGAACGGTTCGGTGCTCGCGTTCACCGCGATCCGAATGTGCTCACCGGGAATGGTCCCGGCCAGTGTTGCAGCAGGTGCGTTCATGACGCCCTCCCCAGGATCAGGCCGCTGACCGGGATGCTGGCGGGTCCGCCGGTGACGAGCGCCAGTTCGGCGTCGGCGACCTGGTTGATCGCGGTGCCGCGCATCTGCTCGACCCCCTCCATGATGTGGGTCATGCCGATGATGTAGGCCTCGGACAGCTGGCCGCCGTGCGTGTTGACCGGAATACTGCCGCCGTCGTGACGGATGGCGCCGCTTTCGACGAACGCGCCGCCCTCGCCTTTGGCGCAGAACCCGTAGTCCTCCAATTGCATCAACACCATCGGCGTGAAGTGGTCGTAGAGCAGCGCCACGTCGATGTCGGCGGCGCCGATGCCGGCCTGCCGGTAGAGCCGGTCGGCGATCGGCTTGTTACCCGAGGACGCGAAGTACTCGTCGGGCATCCCCATCCAGGCGAACGCCCTGCCCCAGTCTTTGACCCCGCCGTGCGCGGCGGCCACCACCGGAACGGCGGGCTGCCGCAAGTCCTTCGCCCGCTCCGCGCTCGTGGTGATCACAGCCACCGCACCGTCGGTCTCCTGGCAGAAGTCGTAGAGGCACAACGGTTCCGCGATCATTCGGGCGTTGAAAT harbors:
- a CDS encoding NAD(P)H-dependent flavin oxidoreductase — its product is MGKAELLDRLRLPLMAAPMSIASTPELVAACCRAGVVGCFPTHNAWKDSSLDQWLERIDASLADHADITGSAAAPFAVNINVSRAKPAELLARELELCRLHDVQIVTTNVGDPSEVAARVHDWGGMVIHDAVSVAQAERAVAAGVDGLMLVCAGAGGLGGDLSPMAFVPRVRGFFDGLIQLAGGVCTGGGIRAALALGADMACMGTLFIATEESGVHDDHKRMLVEADLADVVWTDAICGISGSFLRASLLEHGLDPDNLPPLDFARRPTIPRHIKPWRMIFSGGHSTAGIAAVPSVADLVAELERQFLG
- a CDS encoding cytochrome P450 is translated as MNIPDSPALTHFRRLDECQDNVRPVFRNTEAGADYWVFTENAVILEGLQHPELWSSSVVVPTEPDPPYKWIPIMLDPPEHAKWRHVLAEYFSPGRVKGLREAQQKLAADLVEQLVGDGGCDFVERISRVFPSTVFLTIMGMPVEDLEKFMAWEDMILHQRGVGEEVNAARLEGMTHVMGYFSELIAQRRANRDPDADDIVSKAIGWTIEGEPINDLELLNCLLLLFMAGLDTVSNQLSYAMLHLATHQSDRARIVAEPELIPKAVEETLRAYPIVQTARKATQDMDFHGCPVKAGDMASFSLAFAGRDESAYPNAREVDLDRGVTRHLSFGGGPHRCLGSHLARQEMAVVLEEWHKRIPDYELAGEAIEHGGQVFGVDSLNLRWH
- a CDS encoding aldehyde dehydrogenase family protein; its protein translation is MSGATLGIERPAVQLRIGAQRLSTGSDGIYQHIDPTTGRPDADVPLAAPAEVDQAVQVAHSAYLDWRRTKPGDRRRMLMRLADLVESYADEFGRLAAMDNGTPVGTTSAMSSTAGEWIRYYAGWAGKISSEVAAVCGSGRRGRNP
- a CDS encoding Zn-ribbon domain-containing OB-fold protein encodes the protein MNAPAATLAGTIPGEHIRIAVNASTEPFWTAAKERRLVAPQCGDCGTFRLPPTPFCPNCQSKAVNWIELSGAATVYSFAVVHGFPGLPDLTLVPAVLDLPDAPGARLVSNVVDVAPEEVKIGTRLHVDFTPITDGWLLPIFRVASAEQARSE
- a CDS encoding aldehyde dehydrogenase family protein, whose amino-acid sequence is MINVVPAGAEAGAALVERSMVKKISFTGGPDTARKILRSCADLIKPAVMELGGKSGNIVFAAADPDNASGVGTNPFEADTISGPVVNRQALECLTEMIERAKDSGARLITGGERIGGSWSAGSTCTSRSSLMSTGLRSWRRTRSSDPSTRSTRSTTMSTPSRLPTARPTDRVLRDRSDIVNLVR
- a CDS encoding NAD(P)-dependent oxidoreductase → MSSTVGFIGAGQLGEPMVLRLLGAGHYVLVYSRRAEVRDRLTASGATSVGSIAELASQSDILLSCLFSDAQLRETGLGPDGFIANAKAGSVFVSHTTGTVATLEALRDSSSSAPLILDAPVSGTAENIAAGTLTVLVGGQADAVERVTPILAAYADPVVPTGELGSALAIKLINNLLFAANAQLVASATQLGDKLNVDPDALLSTLEVCSGRSGAASHVHRIGGIDRFTEMAGPFLRKDVAACHEAAAEVGVDLGLLGKVMQAGPLALDNSG